A stretch of DNA from Agelaius phoeniceus isolate bAgePho1 chromosome 4, bAgePho1.hap1, whole genome shotgun sequence:
CATGGGTCTGCCCTGAATTACAGGAAGTGTGGAGAAGGCaagtcccctcctgtccctgccatcagGGAGTGATAACCATTTTATCTGTAATGGGAAGAGCAGCCCCACATTCCCTCTCCTGGCAGAGGGGGCTGAGTGTGTTTAAAGGATTGTCCCTTCCCCCttcagcaccaggcactgaggAAGGAACGAACACCTCAAGCACTTGTGGaaagcagccctgacacagcacaTCAACACCTCCCTCTTGCATCTATTGGCTGTCCTTAGTTTCATGGAGGCACTTCTTGGGTTTTTGGGCAGAAGGAAACCATTGGGTGGGAGGAGCAGCCATTGAGGGCTGAGTGACCTTTCCCACCAcaggccaggctctgggtgtgATGGGCTGAGCTCCCAGGAAGAGCAGATTTTGGGAACTCATTCAGGATGAATAAGTTACTGGGATAAGGGGAGtgattctgctcctctgctctgctcaggtgagaccccacctgcagtgctgtgtcccagcatAAGAAgggtgtggagctgctggagtgaggCCACAGGACTGAGCCCCTGCTCTGGAGCCAAGTTGGGAGTGTTCAGCCTAGAGAACACTCAGAAGAGACCTTCCAGCAGCTTCCAGTACCTGAATgggctacaagagagctggagagggactttggacaaggacCTGGAGTGACAGCacaaaggggaatggcttcccactgtcAGAGGGCATGGAcagatgggatactgggaagaaattcctcccctgtgagggtggtgaggccctgacACAGGTagtccagagcagctgtggctgctccatccctggaagagttcaaggccaagctgaatggggcttggagcaacctggagCAATGCAATTACTCCAGGCTGTTGCTTCTTCCCTGCTTTGCTGTATTTTAGAATCTacagaatggttggggttggaagggccATTAATGAGCATCTcatcccagccctctgccatgggcagggacaccttccccaaGACCAGGCTGTTCCAAGCCCTTTGGACACTGGAAGGTGCTCCAAGGTCTCCCCACAGCATCTCAGACTCTGGTATGGCCTCCCTGCAGTGCACAGTTGATCCTGTTTgtgtcccagcctgggcagAAGGTTCCTATACCCCTGCCCCAGAGCAACAGGTATCAGGAAGGGCAGGAACTCCATCTAACCTTCCAACTAAGCTCCAAAAATCCAGCCTAAAAATCAAAGACACCCAACAACCTTTTGTGGGACCAAGTCTGCTTGAAGTTGGCATTAGCAGAAAAATTCCTCTTAAACCAGAAAcccctttccctgcctggaGGGGGTGAAATGAGGCTGATCCTTGAGAATGCTGATTAGATGCAGCTCTTTCCGGACCCTCATGTTTATCCCCAGGGTCAGTACTACATGAACCAATCccagaaggagcagcagagccagacaCACCAAGTAAGGCAAACTGAACATGAGACGTCCAGTGGAGGCTGCTGCACCCACCCTTGGGCACATTTTCAAGCCAAGATGAGCAGAGCCAAGAAAATCAGCTCTGCTGTTACAGGATATCTGCACCACCTCTCCTGGCTGCATTGCACAAAGGAACCTGGAGGTCACCTTTGGATCACCAGTATGTGTTTCCCTGAGGCTTCCTGGGACCAAACAAGACATGGAGAATCACCAtaagtgcttttctttttgactCAATGGAACATTTTGGAGCGAGATCTTCTCCCTGAGAGGTGTAAAAAGAGAAGGCTACAGCCAAGAAGATGGCTGGGAAATGGGAGGGAACGGACCCAAACCCAACAGCATCACGTACCAAGGCCTCTTCCAGCAGAACCTTCCAGAAAAAAGATTTAACAACGCCCCTACTGCCCTTTGCTACTCTTCAGGCTTCAAATGCATTGGCCAAAATCCTGTTGCCAGAGGaaccccctggctgtggcaCGGTCGTGGTGTCCCCATCCGCTATTTCCGCAGCCGGGCGTACATGGCAAACGCCACGGCAGAAATGACACCAACAGCTGGAAGGATgtacagcagggacaggccattgcTGTCCCCCTTTGGGGCTCTGGCCCGAGGTGagctggtggcactgccagagctggaaTTCACGGAGCTTCCATGGGTTGTGACTCCATCAGTGCTGGCTCCAAGCTGGACGCTGGGGTGCTGATCCACGCGGAGCTCGTgggtgcccagggagctgctgtcccagcctggagcaggacaggagTCTCTGCTTGCTCCAGGTGCCTCCTTTTCCCTGGGGCCTGCAGGAACTGAGGAGActctgggcagtgctgctcctgagcTCAGGCTATCGCTGCTCACCAGGATTGGGTCGCTGCTGAGGCCAAGGCTGCTGGAGGGGGTGGAATGGCGGTTGCTGGGCTCCTGAGGGCTCGGGTATCTGCTGGCcacctctgggctgccctgaggAGTGGACACGAGGACACCTGGCTTGCTgagctcctcctccctctcctcatCACTCTGAGGTGCCCAGATGCTCGTGGCAGAGCTCACCCGGGAAGCTGATCTCCCAGCCACGCCTTCAGAGCCACCTaccacagctgtgcccaggacGGGGTTTGCCGAGGCTGGGAGCACCTTTAGGAGAcaaggagaggggctgggggtcaAGGGAAGCACCCAATGGCCTGGGCTTGGGCACACAGGTCCCACACAAAGCCACTTCAACACAGTCCCCACAGCTGCATCAACAAGGCTGGGTCACAGGGAACAGGGAGGTGAAGGAGGGAGGCAGGCAGTGAGGAGAGCAGTGGAAAACAGCACCTGGAAGCTGTTTTCCTGGAAGAAGGAGACAAAACGCAACAGTTTAGCTCCCTTTTCCCATGCTCCACCATACAGCATGTGGATAATGTGAACACcacagtgggggaaaaaaaattcctgaataAACTCATCACCAGCTCAGTGTGACACTGCAACAGAAAATCTCCTGGGACTGCACAAGGACATGAGTGAAATGCAAGTGGCAAGAGGAAAGGTCACCTACTTTCTCCTTGGTTGGCACAGagggggtgctgctggctgcattcCCAATGGGCAGCTTCTTCTCTTGCATAAGAGACTTCACAGAGCTGTCACGGGATGGGAAAgtggctctgggcacaggggtAGCACCCAGGGTAGCTGTTTCCATCGAAGCAGCTGTcagggagaaaataaaacatgttGTGTTAACCAGGGGGCCTAAAGGTGGGTTTTCAGCAAATTTGCTGATTTGCTCTTCCTCAAGGAAGCTGTGACAGGACAGTCCCCAAGCtgagggggtggcacagggagcaggacccagtgctctggctctgctgtggcacccaagctgtccctgcagctgcaggtaaCTCATGCAGggtgggctgcagggctggggagcaccAAGGCAAACAGAGGCTTTTATGGCTCCTGAAACTCCCTGTCATGCATACAAAGATCTCTGCAAACCAGGGGGAGAACTTTCAcaccccaaagctgctccaaaactgccaaaattaaaatgcagatgGATGAGATGACCATTGTGGACTCCTTCCAAACAAAATATTCTATTCcattctattccattccattccaactattcccccagcactgccaaggccaccattaacccatgtccccaaataCCACATTCAAACAcctaaatccctccagggatggtgactacCAGTGGCCTGGATGGCtttttccagtgcttgacaacctgttccaaaaagaaattttccctaCTATGCAATCTAAACCTCCCATGAAACAattttcctctcatcctgttgcttgttccctgggagcagagcccaactCCACCTTGCtccaccctcctgtcagggagttgtagagagcaagAAGGCCTCTCCCAAACCTCCTTTTTTCCAGAATGACCTCTACCAgcttcctgagctgctcctcatcacACTTATGCTctagagccctcccagctccattcccatctctggacacactccagcatcCCAGTTTCTTTCTTGCAGTGAGGGGCTctcagcagcacctcctgctccctAGTGGCTGCCTGGTTCTGCCAGGAGGGAAACCCACCTCCACTCCCTGGGTGCTCTGGCAGCATCCCAACCCGCTTCTTCTCCACATCAAACTGCTCCTGGATGAGGAGGGGGCTGCGCACATCCACGAAGCTGCCCGTGGCCtcaccctgcccagagctgggcacaggctgcttTTTTGGCACTGACtttgggggctgctgctccacaCCACGAGTGGCCCCCTCCAGCCTTGGCGGTGACTCTGTGGAGATATCCGAGCTCTCTTCGGGCTCGttcctgggctgcccagggctgtgagtGGCGCCTGCATCCCTggatggagcagccctgcccagggccaggccgGCTGTGCCGTGGTGCAGGTGGTTGGCGTTCCCAAAAAACCCATTGTCCACGCACACCGGCCGGCGGCTCAGCCAGTCCcggccctgctctggggacacgGCCGGGGACACGGCCACCCCCGGTGTCGCTGCTGTCACTGGCACAGCCCCGGCAGGGTGTGAGAGGTTCCCCTCTCCGCTGTGCCCGCTGCTCCCTCCGCCATGGACTTTGCTCCCAGGTGGAACTGGCCGGGGACTCTCTTGCTCCGGGAGTTTTTTGGGGAGCTGGAAGGAAATGAGGTGTGTTAAATCACTGGGATGAGAGGGTTTGGGACACCCCTGTGGTGCCAGTGACCCCCATAAGGCTGGTTATGAAGGGGGTCTGGGTCTCTCTTTGGGACCCACCCAAGGGTTGGGGGCTGTAGAGAGAAGCCTGGACAGGCAAAGCAGACCCTGCACTCCCCCATGGAGGGAGACAGGAGAGGGAGCAGACACAGGGCCATATATGAGCTGTAAGCTACCAGCAGAGATCAGCAGTGAGGGGCTGCTTTGGCTGGGCCTGGCCCCACCACAGGCTCCCCATACCCAATCAAAAAGCCCAAAAGGGATCTTTGTGTCCCCATCCAACACATGCCCTGCTCACCGATTCCTGCACAGGCAGTCTGGCCTCCAGCTCCGTGCTCGTGGTggtgccagcactgggcaggaCAGGGGGATGGTCACCAGTGGCCCGGTCTCGGCGTGGCTGCCCAGCCAGCGGGGCAGGATTTGGCCCCCGGGGTGGTGTCTGGGCACTGATggaggagggactgggatgggcaTCACTGGGAAGGGAGGAGTCAGCAACACGGGCTGAGGAACCTGGAAGAGACAAGCAGAtcactgcaggaaaagctgaggaagcagaggataagtgtggggctgtgtgtgtccccGTGTGTGTCCTCGCTCTGTCCCCACATCAGCCAAGCCCACAGCACCCCTTTGATCATCTTTCCATCTTCCCTCAGCCCAccaccaacccaagcaccttcAAACAGGGACCCATCATCCTCGGACATGTCACCACAGTGAACGACATCCTGGGGGCAATCACAGACACCTCCAGCACCCTGGAAACTGAGGCAGGCACAGAGACAACTTCATGCCCCCATCTCCAGCACCCCACAGGACACACCCAGGACAGATGAGGCTACATACGAGGTCGAGGTTGCCAGGTATCATAGACTTCCTGCAGCTCATCAGCCAAGTGCCCTGCGTTGTTGTGGTGCAGTGCCTGGATGAGATCCTGCACCCAGCCCTTCCGGCACCTCAGGTGCTGATAGAACCTAAAGACAGCTGCCTGGTTGCCCCTTGTCTCCTCCCGGGCGAGGAGTTCATCCTAGGAAAAACACACAGGGTATCTAAGGGAGGGTGTGGCTTAGAGATAAGTCAGCTCTATGTTGCCATTAGGGAgggagcctggcagagctcaggaaaATAGGAAATTACTCTGTCAGAATCGACCAGGCAGGTCAGGGAATCGGCCAGCGACGCCACTCGGATAGCCCCGAACTTCTTGAGGTTTCTCGTAATATGGGTGTACACTTTGTCCTCAGCCAAACCCATCGTGGCTCAGCAcctgcagagggacagagactgcggGTGAGCCTCAGGCTGTCTCCAGAAACTCAGGCAGGCACCCGTGCCCTGGCACAGACACCGCGATGAGACAGGGGAAATCCTGTCGGAAATCACGCACAGAAAATTCGTTTGGGTTTAAGCTCAACGCTCAGCTTCATTTCCACAAACCTCGCGTCTTTCTACCACTGCCCAAGCCGTGTTTATTCCCACTCTGCTTATTTGGATGTTTGGATTCCGCCGGCGGGTTGGGGGCCGGCCTGGCGGCAGGGTCACGACAGCCGACAGGGAAAAACAAGCGGCACGGCCAAGACAAGCGCCAGAGGCCACGGCGGAAATCCCGCATAAGCAATGGGAAAACCAAAGGGGAAAGCACAGGGCTccttcccacagggaacagcGGCCCGCAGGCCGCGACGTGGCTCTGGGCGCCCTCACGGCGGGGGCCCCCCCGCCCTCAGCGCGACCTTCAGCCCCCGGGGGAGCTCCGGGAGGTTCTCCGCTCGCAGATCCCCCTGGCAGAGCGGCCGGCGGTGGCGGCCGGGGCCGTGGCGGCCGCGGGGGTCGCTGCggccccggtgtcccctccccgCCGCCCTCACGGCCCCTGAGGGCCCCTCAcctgcgcccgccgctgccgcgcgCCCGGCACCGCTATGACCCCGCCCCCTTTGCGTCGCGTCCGCCGCTGATTGGCTGTGGAGGACGCCCGTTGCGGTGATTGACAGGTAGTGATTGACAGAGGGTGTGTCCCTTCCgggtccctggggacagcggggacagggaGATCCTGGAGCGGGGACAGGGCggtcctggagcagggacagggagatcctggagaagggacaGGTCCTGGAGTGGGGACAGGGAAATCCTGGAGCGGGGACAGATCCTGGAGCGGGGACCGGGAGATcctggagaggggacagggagatCCTGGAGTGGGGACAGCGGGTGTGAAGGGACAGGAGTGTCCCTCCTGTGAGGAGACTCACCTGTTCACTCTGGAGAAGAGACTTGAGAGGCCATCTCATCAATCCATACAAATATCTCCAAGCAGGGTGTCACaggatggtgccagactctttccagcagtgcccagcgACAGGACAAGGACTAATGGCCACAAAGTAAAACAGAAGAAGTTCCACCTCAACACGAAGAAGAATTTCTTTATgttgagggtggcagagcactggaagagctgcccaggaaggccctggagtctccctctctggagacattccaagcccacctggacacattcctgtggcacctgctccaggctctgttCCATGGTGCCCAGCAATGGGACACAGGGCAAAGGGCAGAAACTGATGGAAGTTCCACCTGGATATGACAAACATGGCCTTTCATGtgagcactggcacagtttgTCCAGAAaagcctcatccctggaagtgtcccaggccacatgtgatggggcttggagcaacctgggatagtggaaaggggctggaatgagatggtctttaaggttccttgacacccaaaccattctgtaattATAATTAATTGAAGCCAGCTTTTCTCATTCTAAATTGTAAAAAGGATCATATTTctgggttgtttctaattaagaAGAGATCTTTTTTGGTGATCAAAACTtacttcatgaaaaaaaaaaacccacactcaCTTGCACCCAGTAATTTatgttcacagaatcacagaatcgtACAATCatgatcatagaatcatagaattacagaatgtTAAAGGTTTGGAAGGGACTCTTAAAGATCATCCCAAgccaccctgccaggggcagggtgAGCCCCCAttaaaccaggttgctcaaggccttaTCCCACCTGGCTTTGAAAACTTCCAGCGTTGGGCCattcacaacttctctgggcaacctgttctgTTCTCACCATGGTCACAGCAAAAAATTTTCTCCGAATATCCAATATAAATTCCTCCTCTTTCAACTTATACAcattactccttgtcctgtcTCCGCAGCTCCTTCCTAAGAGCCCCTCTCCGGAATTCCTGTAGTATCCCACCAGGACattttgtttgtaattaatttcCTAGTTAATACTCAGTTAGtcagttaatttttttattaattcattTTTCCTACTTCGGAATTTTGGGAAGCGGGACCGGGGAGAGCGCAGTGCCGCCTCCGCGCCACCAGGGGGCAGCACCGCCCCGCGCCGGGGGCCCGCCTGGCCACGCCCATGGCCACGCCCCGGCCACGCCCCCGGGCCGGAGCCGCACGATGGCGGCGGcagcgggcgggcggcggcggcggcgccgttGAGCGCCGGGAGAGCCCCGAGGGGCGGCGGGGGCTTCCCGcaccccttccccttccctcatctccccctccccttttcccccgATCCCCCTTCCCCCGCGTCCTCCCCCGCTGCGCCGTCCATGGTTACGGGCGGCCGAGGCGGCCTCGCAGCGGAGCCGTTTGGGCGGGAGCCGGTGAGGGAGCAGCGGCCGCAGGTGAGTGGGGAGGGGCCGCAGGTGACCCCCGGGGGTGGGCACGGGGTGGCTGTGGTGGCCTGGGGGTGATGGAAAGGGTGGGGGGCCCGATCCAGGCGTGTCCTTGGAGTTGGGGCACCCCCACCCTGCCGGCGCTGAAGTTGGGGTTTGGTGTTTGTGTATTTGTAGGTGTTGTTTGTTGGTGAGAATGGGGATTTCGGAAAGTGAGCGCGGGCTGGGGATCTTGGATTTGCTCCCTTGGAGcgggtccagaggaggccactgaGTTGATGGGAGggatgcagcagctcctctcctgcgaggaaatgctgggaaaattgggattgtccagcctggagcagagaggGATCCGGGGAGATCTAATGGGGGTCTGTCAGTGCTTGAAGGGAGCACGCAGGAAAAATagagagagactttttacaaggaCCTGGGGTGACAAGATAAGGGGGAACAGCCTCACACTGAAAGAGAGTATTGGTTAGATTACAtgttaggaaggaattcttccttgGGCgagtggggaggccctggcacaggttgctcagagaagctgtggctgcccctggatccctgggagtgtttaatgccagcttggatggggctctgagcatcctgggatagtggaaagtgtccctgccatggcaggggatgaaacaagatgagctttaaggtcccttcccacccaaaccattccatgattctgtgaacttCCACCTGTGGGTCTGCAGCATCCCACAGGGTTGGACACGGGGCTCCAAGCTGGGGACACCCCTCCAAGACCCAAAAaacatcagcagggcagggccaccAAGACCACGAGCTCCTGCCACCAcccatccccaccctgctgcaggatggCCAGGCTCCCTGCACACCTCCCTCAGGCTCCGTGAGGAACCCTCCTGACATCCCCCTGGGCAGATCCAGGTGGCCAAAACTTCTTTTGGGACCAGTATTCCAGCTTGGGGACCTGtggcctggctgctccctgagccATCCCTCCAGGAGATGCTCTAGGGTGGAGAATTGGAAGGGACACCCTCCTTGCTGTGGGGTCTGAGGGCTCTGTCCCTTcccccagggctctgtcccttcctccagggctctgtccccttctcACTGGCTCTTTCCACTCCTCCAAGGGTGTGTCCCCTCCGACGGGAATCCCAAATGGGaatgtccctgctgcccctctccaggctctcccACGCTCAGggagctgcatcctcctcccTCCTCGGCCAGCGTTTGCTTGTTTCTGATCTTGGATGTCATCGAGGGTGGAAAATGTgacaggaaggaagggaggctttttttccctcctgctaAATATGGACTgacgttaaaaaaaaaaataaatccaaatacTGTCGTGAAAGGAATCCCAAGCTCTGTTTGTCGAGGGAGAGCAAACGATGTTTTGTGCCTTTTTCAATTCCAGCTGGGAAGTTTCGCAAGGAGTGGTGGAGTCCTTGCCGGGAGCCTCAGGAATTTACTGAGCTCGTTCACAGGACGCTCTCTCCCAGCGTCttatgctaaaaaaaaattactcatccctcctctgcctgcccgTGGCTGGGGGGGGAGCTTGCTGCAAGCATGCAGGATGCTTGGAAatatttaaggattttttttttttaatttttttttttccctcctgtacAAGGAGTTCTAGAAACGACAGGAAATAAAACTGTGGCCCCAACAGGagtttctcatttttatttaaattccttttgctgcagcagccggtggcagggaggggaaggatgtgctgggggggctgcagccaggttTGCAGGGAGGATTTGTCTCTGTCGAGCATCAGATGCAAACTCTGAGATTGGGAAAGCACCACTCCCAGGCTTGATGTAGAGCTCTGGGAGGAGGAATGGGATCACAGGGATGGTGATGGCACTGTCACCTCCCTGATGGCT
This window harbors:
- the MAVS gene encoding mitochondrial antiviral-signaling protein translates to MGLAEDKVYTHITRNLKKFGAIRVASLADSLTCLVDSDRDELLAREETRGNQAAVFRFYQHLRCRKGWVQDLIQALHHNNAGHLADELQEVYDTWQPRPRSSARVADSSLPSDAHPSPSSISAQTPPRGPNPAPLAGQPRRDRATGDHPPVLPSAGTTTSTELEARLPVQESLPKKLPEQESPRPVPPGSKVHGGGSSGHSGEGNLSHPAGAVPVTAATPGVAVSPAVSPEQGRDWLSRRPVCVDNGFFGNANHLHHGTAGLALGRAAPSRDAGATHSPGQPRNEPEESSDISTESPPRLEGATRGVEQQPPKSVPKKQPVPSSGQGEATGSFVDVRSPLLIQEQFDVEKKRVGMLPEHPGSGAASMETATLGATPVPRATFPSRDSSVKSLMQEKKLPIGNAASSTPSVPTKEKVLPASANPVLGTAVVGGSEGVAGRSASRVSSATSIWAPQSDEEREEELSKPGVLVSTPQGSPEVASRYPSPQEPSNRHSTPSSSLGLSSDPILVSSDSLSSGAALPRVSSVPAGPREKEAPGASRDSCPAPGWDSSSLGTHELRVDQHPSVQLGASTDGVTTHGSSVNSSSGSATSSPRARAPKGDSNGLSLLYILPAVGVISAVAFAMYARLRK